Below is a window of Variovorax sp. TBS-050B DNA.
GAGTCGGCCGCGGCCACCGCGCGGTACTGCCGCAGCACCGCATCGCTCAGCGGTTCGTCGAGCCGCGCCAGCGGATGGTGCGGCGCCACCGCATAGACGAAGCAGAGTTCGCCGATCGGGCGGCTGCGGATGCCGGTGGCGGTGAAGGCGAGGCTCGCGGCATCGAGCACCGCGCCCACGGCCAGGTCCGCCTCGCCGCTCGTGAGCGCCTCGATGGTGCCGAGCAGCGTCTCGTCGCGCAGCTTGAGCCGCGTGGGCGGTTCGAGCGCGAAGAAGGCGGTGGCGAGGTCGAGCAGCGGATCGCGCGCGATCACCCCGTCGACCGCGATCGTGAGCATCGGCTCCCAGCCGGTGGCCACGCGCTTCACGCGGTTGGCGACCGCATCGATCTCGCCGAGCAGCCGCGCGGCCTCGCGCAGCAGCTCGGCGCCGGCCTCGGTGAGGCGGGCCTGGCGCGCGCTGCGGTCGAACAGCAGCACGTCGAGCGCGTCCTCCACCTGCCGCACGCGATAGCTCAGCGCACTCGGCACGAGGTCGAGCGCGCGCGCGGCCGCGGCGAAGCTGCCGGTGCTCGCCACCGTCTGCAGCATGGCGAGTGCATCGGGGGTCAGTACGTCTCTGGCGCTGGGCATTTGGAGCGGTTTCCGATCATTCAAAAAATTTGAATGATGCCATCAAAACACGGCGCTTTTCGCTCGGGGGTGCGGACCTAAAGTTCTTCCCATCCGCTGCGCATCCGGCGCGGCATCAAGCAAAGGCCCGAAGCTCCCGCGACGGGACAGGGCCTCAAAAGGAGTTCGACGATGTTGCAAGTTCGCAAGTCCCAGGAACGCGGTTATGCCGACCACGGCTGGCTGCGCTCGTTCCACAGTTTCTCGTTCGCGGGCTACTACGACCCGGCCTACATGGGCTTCGGCAACCTGCGCGTGATCAACGAAGACCGCGTGGCCGCGGGCGCCGGTTTCGGCACCCACGGGCACCGCGACATGGAGATCATCAGCTACGTGCTTTCGGGCGAGCTGGCGCACAAGGACAGCCTGGGCAACGTGGAATCCATCCCGCCCGGCGACGTGCAGCGCATGAGCGCCGGCCGCGGCGTGATGCACAGCGAGTTCAACCACAAGGCCGACGAGACCACGCACTTCCTGCAGATCTGGATCGAGCCGAACGTGCGCGGCATCGAGCCCGGCTACGAGCAGAAGAAGTTCGGCGACGCCGAGAAGCGCGGCAAGCTGCGCCTGGTGGCCTCGCCCGACGGTGCCGACGGTTCCGTGACCGTGCATGCCGATGCGCGCCTCATGGCCGGGCTGTTCGACGGCGACGAGACCGCGAGCCTGGCGCTCGACCCGGCGCGCAAGAGCTACGTGCACCTCGTGCGCGGCGAGCTCGAAGTCAACGGCCGGAAGCTCTCGGGCGGCGACGCCGCGATGCTCGAAGGCGAATCGCAGCTCACGCTCGGCGCCGGCAAGGACGCCGAAGTGCTGGTGTTCGACCTGGCCGCCTGATCACCCCCTTGCCGGGCGCCTGCCGGCCCGGCCTTTTTCTTCCTTCTTTTTTCCTTTCATTCATTCATTCATTCATACCGAGGAGTTTCACCATGACCACCGCTTCCATCGCCACCACCCCCGCCACCGCCAACCCCAACGCCCTGCAGGACACGCTCGCGCTGGTCGGCCGCATCCTGATCGCACTGCTGTTCGTGCCGGCGGGCTTCGCCAAGCTCACGGGCTTCGCGGGCACCGTGGGCTACATCGCGTCCGTGGGCGCACCGCTGCCGCAGGTGGCCGCCGTGATCGCGATCCTGGTCGAACTGGGCGTGGGCCTGATGCTGCTGGTCGGTTTCAAGACGCGCTTCGCGGCCGTGGTGCTGGCGCTGTTCACCCTGGCGGCCTCGGTGCTGTTCCACAACTACTGGAGCATGCCCGCCGACAAGGCCTTCGTGAACCAGCTGATGTTCTTCAAGAACATCGCAGTGGCCGGCGGCCTGTTCGTGATCGCAGCCCTCGGCGCCGGCCGTTTCGGCATCGACAGGAAGTAAGCTCGTTCATCCCCCCATCCACCGATTTCAGGAGAAAACATCCATGGCCGACATCGTCGTTGTCTTCCATTCCGGCTACGGCCACACCCAGCGCGTGGCGCAGGCCGTGGCCGAGGGGGCGGGCGCCCAGCTGCTCGCGATCGACGCCGACGGCAACCTGCCCGCGGGCGGCTGGGAAACCCTGGCCGCGGCCGACGCGATCATCTTCGGCTCGCCGACCTACATGGGCGGCGTGAGCTGGCAGTTCAAGAAATTCGCCGACGCCTCGTCGAAGGTCTGGTTCACGCAGGGCTGGAAGGACAAGCTCTTCGCCGGCTTCACCAACAGCGCCACGATGAACGGCGACAAGGTCACGACGCTGGCCTACCTCTGGACGCTCGCGATGCAGCACAGCGGCCTCTGGGTCAGCATGGGCATCATGCCGACCAACAACAAGGCCGCGACGCGCGATTCGACCAACTACGTGGGCGGCTACGGCGGCCTGCTGACGCAGTCGCCGTCGGACGCGAGCCCGGCCGAGATCCCGAAGGGCGACCTGGAGACCGCGCGCGCCTTCGGCGAGCGCATCGCCGCAGTCGCAGCATCGCGCGGCTGAACCGCCTGAAACCACGGAGCACACGATGACCACCGACGCGACACCTGCCACCCGCCTGCTGCAACCCCATGACAAGGACCTGGGCGGGGGCTTCAGCGTCCGGCGCCTGCTGCCCGCGGCGGTGCGCCGGTCGGTCGGCCCCTTCGTGTTCTTCGACCATTTCGGCCCGGCCACCGAGCAGCCGGGCAATGCGCACGACGTGCGCCCGCATCCGCACATCGGGCTGACCACGGTGACCTACCTGTTCGAGGGCGCGATGATGCACCGCGACAGCATCGGCAGCGTGCAGGAGATCCTGCCGGGCGCGATCAACTGGATGACCGCGGGCCGCGGCATCGTGCATTCGGAGCGCAAGCCCGAGCGCCTGCTGGCCGAGCACTACGTGAACCACGGCCTGCAACTCTGGGCTGCGCTGCCGCAGGCCTACGAAGAGGCCGCGCCGAGCTTCGAGCACACGCCGGCGGACGCGATCCCCGCGTTGACGGAGCAGGGCGTGGGCGTGCGGGTGCTCGTGGGCGAGGCCTTCGGCGCACGCTCGCCGGTCAAGACCTTCGCGCAGACCGTGTACCTCGACCTCGCGCTGCCTGCCGGCGCGAGCTTCGCCTTGCCCGCGCTGGCGCCTGAGCTGGCCGTGTACCCGATCGACGGCGACGTGGGCGTCGATGGCGCCACGGTGCCGGCGCACACCATGGCGGTGCTGCCCGACGGGCAGGGCGCGATGCTCACCGCGCCCGCGACCACGCCGGTGCGGCTCGTGGCGATCGGCGGCGAGCCGCTCGACGGCCCGCGCTACATCACCTGGAACTTCGTCTCGAGCCGGCGCGAGCGCATCCTGCAGGCCGGCGAGGACTGGGCCGCGCAGCGCATGGGCCACGTGCCCGGCGAGACCGAGTTCATCCCGCTGCCCGGCAAGCCCTTCGGCGTGCGCGAGCCCGACGTGGGCACCACGCCGGTCTGAGCGCCCTTCAGCGCTTGCGCGCGAGGTCGGGGTCTTCGGCCGCGCGCGCCGAGGCCTTGTTGGCGCGCGCGCTGAGGTCGGGCGCCAGCGCCTCGCGGCCGTCGAAGACGAAGCAGTCGCCGCGGTAGTGCGCGCCGCCGACGAGCTCGAAGTACTTGAGGATGCCGCCCTCGAGCTGCAGCACGTTCTCCACGCCTTCCTCGCGCATCAGGATCGCGGCCTTCTCGCAGCGGATGCCGCCGGTGCAGAAGCTCACGACCGTCTTGCCCGCGAACTCCGCGCGGTGTTCGCGCAGCGCGGGCGGGAACTCGGTGAACTTGCCGATGCGCCAGTCGATCGCGCCCTCGAAGCTGCCGTGGTCGACCTCGAAGGCGTTGCGCGTGTCGAGCAGCGCGATCTCGCGGCCTTCGTCGTCGTGGCCCTGGTCGAGCCAGCGCTTGAGCGTGGGCGCATCCACGCCGGGCGCGCGGCCGGCCGCGGGCTGGATCGCGGGATGGTCCATGCGGATGATCTCGCGCTTCAATTTCACGAGCATGCGGCGGAAGGGCTGCGCGGCCGACCAGCTTTCCTTGGTTTCGAGGTCCGAGAAGCGCGCATCGGCGCGCAGTTCGGCCACGAAGGTGTGGATCGCCTCGGCGGTGCCCGCGAGGAACAGGTTGATGCCCTCGGGCGCGAGCAGGATGGTGCCCATCAGGCCGAGCGACCGGGTGCTGTCGAGCAGCCGTTCGCGCAGCGCGGGCGCGTCGTCGATGGCCACGAACTTGTAGGCCGCGATATTCAGAATCTCTTGTTCCACGGGGGGCGATTGTAGGTGCCGCCCCCGGGGCGGACCGGGTTTCAGGGATTGCCAACCCACATCGTGGAGCGGGCCCTTCCTACAATCGACGGATGTTCGTTCACCTGCGCCTGCACACCGAGTTTTCCGTCGTCGACGGCACCATCCGCATCGACGACGTCGTCAAGGCCGCCGCTGCCGACAAGCAGCCCGCGCTCGCCATCACCGACCTGAACAACCTGTTCGGGGCCATCAAGTTCTACAAGCAGGGGCGCGGCAAGGGCGTCAAACCGATCATCGGCGCCGAGGTCTTCGTCGACGGGCTCGGCAAGGAGCCCGGCGCGCTCACGCGCATCGTGCTGCTGGTGCAGAACATGGAAGGCTATCTGCACCTGTGCGAGCTGCTCGCGCGCGCCTGGACGCAGAACGTGGGCCGCGGCCAGTCGCAGGCCGCCTGCCGGCTCGAATGGCTGGAGGAGCTGCAGGGCGGGCTGATCGCGCTGTCGGGCGCCCAGGCGGGGCCGCTCGGCCAGCCGCTGCTGCAGGGGCAGGACGAGCGCGCCGCCGAACTGGCGCTGCAGCTCGCGGGCATCTTTCCGCACCGCTTCTACATCGAGCTGCAGCGTGCCGGCCGCGCCGACGACGAGCCGCACGTGGTCGCGGCCGTCAAGCTCGCGGCGCGGCTCAGGCTGCCGGTGGTCGCGACGCATCCGGTGCAGTTCGCCGAACGCGAGGACTACGAGGCGCACGAGGCGCGCGTGTGCATCTCCGAAGGCGAGATCCTCGGCAACCCGCGCCGCGTGCGCAAGTTCACCGAGGAGCAGTACTTCAAGTCGGCCGCCGAGATGGAGGCGCTGTTCGCCGACGTACCGAGCGCCATCGCCAACACGGTGGAGATCGCCAAGCGCTGCAGCCTCACGCTGGTGCTCGGCAAGCCGCAGCTGCCCGATTTTCCGACGCCTTTCATCAGCGAAGGCGTGCGCATGCCGATCGAGGAGTTCTTCCGCCAGGAGTCCTACGCCGGCCTGGAGGAGCGCCTCGCGCACCTGTACCCCGACGCGGCCAAGCGCGACGCCGAGCGGCCGCGCTACGTCGAGCGCCTGGAGTTCGAGATCAACACCATCCTGAAGATGGGGTTCCCCGGCTACTTCCTGATCGTGGGCGACTTCATCAAGTGGGCCAAGAACAACGGCTGCCCGGTGGGTCCGGGCCGGGGCTCGGGCGCCGGTTCGCTGGTGGCCTATGCGCTCAAGATCACCGACCTCGATCCGCTCGAATACAAGCTGCTGTTCGAACGCTTCCTGAACCCGGAGCGCGTGTCGATGCCCGACTTCGACATCGACTTCTGCCAGGGCAATCGCGACCGCGTGATCGACTACGTGAAGGACAAGTACGGCCGCGACGCCGTGAGCCAGATCGCCACCTTCGGCACCATGGCCGCGCGCGCCGCGATCCGCGACGTGGGCCGCGTGATGGACATGAGCTACATGTTCTGCGACGGCATCAGCAAGCTCATTCCCAACAAGCCGGGCAAGCCCGTCACGCTGCAGTACCCGCCGAGCGACCTGTCGGAAGAGGACAAGGAGAAGTACGCCATCGCGGCCGAGCCGCAGCTCGCGCAGCGCATCGAGCGCGAGGAAGAGGTCAAGTCGCTGGTCGAGATGGCGCAGAAGCTCGAAGGCATGACACGCAACATCGGCATGCACGCGGGCGGCGTGCTGATCGCGCCCGGCAAGCTGACCGACTTCTGCCCGTTGTACCAGCAGCCCGGCAGCGACTCGGCCGTGAGCCAGTACGACAAGGACGACGTGGAGGCCATCGGCCTCGTGAAGTTCGACTTCCTGGGGTTGGCGACGCTGACCATCCTCGAGATCGCGAAGGAATTCATCGTCAAGCGCCACAAGGGCCAGGAGAACTTCGCCTACGAGAACATCCGGCTCGACGACCGCGAGACCTACCGGCTGTTCTCCGAAGGCAAGACCGAAGCCGTGTTCCAGTTCGAAAGCCGCGGCATGCAGGGCATGCTGAAGGACGCGCGGCCGACGCGGCTGGAGGATCTGATCGCGCTCAACGCGCTGTACCGCCCGGGCCCGATGGACCTGATCCCCAGCTTCGTGGCGCGCAAGCACGGCCGCGAAGAGGTCGAGTACCCGCACCCGGCTGTGGCCGAGATGCTCTCCGAGACCTACGGGATCATGGTCTACCAGGAGCAGGTGATGCAGACGGCGCAGATCCTGGGCGGCTACTCGCTGGGCGGCGCCGACCTGCTGCGCCGCGCGATGGGCAAGAAGAAGGCCGAGGAAATGGCCGAGCACCGCGAGAAGTTCCGCGCGGGCGCGCTCGCGACGCACGGCATTCCGCAGGACAAGGCCGACGAGATCTTCGACTTGATGGAGAAGTTCGCGGGCTATGGCTTCAACAAGTCGCATGCCGCCGCGTACTCGCTGCTCGCGTACCACACGGGCTGGCTCAAGGTCCACTACACGGCCGAGTTCTTCTGCGCCAACATGACCGTGGAAATGGACAACACCGACAAGCTCAAGGTGCTGTTCGAGGACGCGCAGAAGAACTTCGGCATCACTTTCGAGCCGCCGGACGTGAACCGCGGCAACTACCGCTTCGAGCCGGTGACCGACAAGGTGATCCGCTACGGACTCGGCGCCGTCAAGGGCACGGGCCAGCTCGCGGTCGAGGCGCTGGTACGCGCGCGCGAGGAGGGCGGTCCGTTCAAGAGCCTGTACGACTTCTGCGTGCGCATCGACCGCCAGCGCATCAACAAGCGCACGGTCGAGGCGCTGATCAAGGCCGGCGCCTTCGACTCGATCCAGCAGAACCGCGCCTCGCTCGTGGCCTCGGTCGACCGCGCCTTCGAATTCGCGGCCGCCACCGAGGCCAACGCGGCGCAGGTCGACATCTTCGGCGACAGCGAACACGGCTCGGCCACGGCCGAGCCCGAGCTCGTCGACGCCACGCCATGGGGCGTGAAGGAGCGGCTGACCTTCGAGAAGACGGCGATCGGCTTCTATCTCTCGGGCCATCTGTTCGACGAGGTGGCGCACGAGGTGCGGCGTTTCTGCAAGCGCGAGATCGGCGACCTGATGGACACGCGCGAACAGCAGGTGATCGCAGGCATCGTGAGCGACTTGCGCATCATCAACGGCCAGCGCGGCCGGCTCGCGATCTTCAAACTCGACGACAAGTCCGATTCGATCGAGGCCACGGCCGACGAGGCGCTGATCAATGCCAACCGCAACACGCTCAAGGACGACGAGCTGGTGATCGTGAGCGGCCGGCTGCAGCCGGGCCGCGGCGGCTTCGAGGCGCGCTTCCAGGTGCAGCAGGTCTGGGACCTGGCCTCGGCGCGCTGCCGCTTCGGCAAGTTCCTGCGCGTGGCGGTCAACGGCAAGGCGCCCGACATCGCGCGGCTCGTGAAGGACTTTCCGCCGCGCACCGAGCAGAGCGAGCACGGCGACCTGGTGCAGGGCCTGCCGGTGCGGCTGTCGATGGCACGCGGCGGCGCACAGGTGGAACTGCAGCTCGGCGAGCGCGCGAAGTTCTTCCCGACCGATGCCGCACTCGCGAGCTGGACGGCGCAGGCGGAGGCGGGCAAGGCCTCGGTGGTCTACGAGTGAGAAGGCGCCGGCGAGGCGGCCGCCCCGTGGGACGGCCGCGGCCGGCGATCCGGCTGACGGCTAGCGCTTGGGCCTGAGCGACACGATCAGCGACGGGAAGATCCGTCCGTCGGTGTCGCGCGGCAGCTTGTCGGTCTTGTGCAGGCCGCGCTCGGCGGCTTCGTCCCAGCTCGGCAGGCCGCTCGACTTGGTGAGCCGCACGCCGACGATGGTGCCGTCGGGCGCGAGCTTGACCTCGAACTCCGCGGCCGGGTTGCCGCTCACCGTGTCGGCCTCGGGGAAGGTGATGTTCGGCCGCACCGCGGCGGCGATGCGGCCCGCATAGCCGCTCGACGGACCCGCCGAACGCAGCGCGTTGCCCTGGGCCTCGTCGCCGCCGCTCGCGCCGGCCATGCCCTGCATGCGCTTGAGCACCGCGGCGCGGTCGGCCGCAGCCTGCTTGGCGGCGGCTTCGGCCTTCTTCGCCTCGGCCTGCTTGGCCTCGGCTTCCTGGCGCTTCTTCTGCTCGGCCAGCTTCTTCTGCTGTTCCTGCTTGCGCTCGGCTTCTTCCTCGGCGCGCTGCTTGGCCTCGAGCTCCTTCTTGCGCTGCTCCTGGCGCTGGCGCTCGAGTTCGCGCTCCTTCTGTTCCTTCTGCTCCTTGAGCTTCTTCTCGCGTTCGAGCGCGATGTCGGGCGCCTTCGGCGCGGGGGCGGGCTCGGGGGCCCTGACCTGCGGCGGCGGGGGAGGCGGGGGCGGCGGTGCGGGCGGCGGCGGCGCCGGCGTGGGCTGCGGCGGCTCCGGCACCGACAGGCGCGGCGCGGCCTGCTGCACCGTCGAGGACCAGAGCTCCGCGTCGACCGCGCCTTCGTCGGTCTCGCTGCGCCAGCGCACGCCCCAGGTCAGGGCCGCGATCAGGAGCGCATGCGCGACCAGTGCCAGCAGCACGGCCCGCGGCGTGCCGCGCTGCGGCGGCGGTGCGAATTCGGGACGGTCGAGGGCGAGCGACATGCCTTATCTGCCGCCCGTGGTGGTGACGGACAGGCCCACGCGCTCGATGCCGCTGCGCTTGAGCTGGTTCATCGCCTTCACGACGGTTTCGTACTTGACGGATTTGTCGGCGCTGATGACCACCGGGCGCTGGTCGTCGCCGCCCTGCGCGGTCTTCGCGGCGGAACCGATCTGTGTCATCGGGACCGAGGTGCCGCCGCTGCCGGTGGACGGGTCCTTCTTGATCTG
It encodes the following:
- a CDS encoding LysR family transcriptional regulator, which produces MPSARDVLTPDALAMLQTVASTGSFAAAARALDLVPSALSYRVRQVEDALDVLLFDRSARQARLTEAGAELLREAARLLGEIDAVANRVKRVATGWEPMLTIAVDGVIARDPLLDLATAFFALEPPTRLKLRDETLLGTIEALTSGEADLAVGAVLDAASLAFTATGIRSRPIGELCFVYAVAPHHPLARLDEPLSDAVLRQYRAVAAADSVRSGPSMTVNLVGGQDVLTVPTMQAKLAAQLHGLGGGFLPEPMARPYIEAGHLVERKTERQPPLATMHCAWRVRSAGRPGRALEWWLAQFEHEATRRALLERHRGR
- a CDS encoding pirin family protein, which produces MLQVRKSQERGYADHGWLRSFHSFSFAGYYDPAYMGFGNLRVINEDRVAAGAGFGTHGHRDMEIISYVLSGELAHKDSLGNVESIPPGDVQRMSAGRGVMHSEFNHKADETTHFLQIWIEPNVRGIEPGYEQKKFGDAEKRGKLRLVASPDGADGSVTVHADARLMAGLFDGDETASLALDPARKSYVHLVRGELEVNGRKLSGGDAAMLEGESQLTLGAGKDAEVLVFDLAA
- a CDS encoding DoxX family protein — protein: MTTASIATTPATANPNALQDTLALVGRILIALLFVPAGFAKLTGFAGTVGYIASVGAPLPQVAAVIAILVELGVGLMLLVGFKTRFAAVVLALFTLAASVLFHNYWSMPADKAFVNQLMFFKNIAVAGGLFVIAALGAGRFGIDRK
- a CDS encoding flavodoxin family protein, translated to MADIVVVFHSGYGHTQRVAQAVAEGAGAQLLAIDADGNLPAGGWETLAAADAIIFGSPTYMGGVSWQFKKFADASSKVWFTQGWKDKLFAGFTNSATMNGDKVTTLAYLWTLAMQHSGLWVSMGIMPTNNKAATRDSTNYVGGYGGLLTQSPSDASPAEIPKGDLETARAFGERIAAVAASRG
- a CDS encoding pirin family protein; the encoded protein is MTTDATPATRLLQPHDKDLGGGFSVRRLLPAAVRRSVGPFVFFDHFGPATEQPGNAHDVRPHPHIGLTTVTYLFEGAMMHRDSIGSVQEILPGAINWMTAGRGIVHSERKPERLLAEHYVNHGLQLWAALPQAYEEAAPSFEHTPADAIPALTEQGVGVRVLVGEAFGARSPVKTFAQTVYLDLALPAGASFALPALAPELAVYPIDGDVGVDGATVPAHTMAVLPDGQGAMLTAPATTPVRLVAIGGEPLDGPRYITWNFVSSRRERILQAGEDWAAQRMGHVPGETEFIPLPGKPFGVREPDVGTTPV
- a CDS encoding sulfurtransferase; the encoded protein is MEQEILNIAAYKFVAIDDAPALRERLLDSTRSLGLMGTILLAPEGINLFLAGTAEAIHTFVAELRADARFSDLETKESWSAAQPFRRMLVKLKREIIRMDHPAIQPAAGRAPGVDAPTLKRWLDQGHDDEGREIALLDTRNAFEVDHGSFEGAIDWRIGKFTEFPPALREHRAEFAGKTVVSFCTGGIRCEKAAILMREEGVENVLQLEGGILKYFELVGGAHYRGDCFVFDGREALAPDLSARANKASARAAEDPDLARKR
- the dnaE gene encoding DNA polymerase III subunit alpha, which encodes MFVHLRLHTEFSVVDGTIRIDDVVKAAAADKQPALAITDLNNLFGAIKFYKQGRGKGVKPIIGAEVFVDGLGKEPGALTRIVLLVQNMEGYLHLCELLARAWTQNVGRGQSQAACRLEWLEELQGGLIALSGAQAGPLGQPLLQGQDERAAELALQLAGIFPHRFYIELQRAGRADDEPHVVAAVKLAARLRLPVVATHPVQFAEREDYEAHEARVCISEGEILGNPRRVRKFTEEQYFKSAAEMEALFADVPSAIANTVEIAKRCSLTLVLGKPQLPDFPTPFISEGVRMPIEEFFRQESYAGLEERLAHLYPDAAKRDAERPRYVERLEFEINTILKMGFPGYFLIVGDFIKWAKNNGCPVGPGRGSGAGSLVAYALKITDLDPLEYKLLFERFLNPERVSMPDFDIDFCQGNRDRVIDYVKDKYGRDAVSQIATFGTMAARAAIRDVGRVMDMSYMFCDGISKLIPNKPGKPVTLQYPPSDLSEEDKEKYAIAAEPQLAQRIEREEEVKSLVEMAQKLEGMTRNIGMHAGGVLIAPGKLTDFCPLYQQPGSDSAVSQYDKDDVEAIGLVKFDFLGLATLTILEIAKEFIVKRHKGQENFAYENIRLDDRETYRLFSEGKTEAVFQFESRGMQGMLKDARPTRLEDLIALNALYRPGPMDLIPSFVARKHGREEVEYPHPAVAEMLSETYGIMVYQEQVMQTAQILGGYSLGGADLLRRAMGKKKAEEMAEHREKFRAGALATHGIPQDKADEIFDLMEKFAGYGFNKSHAAAYSLLAYHTGWLKVHYTAEFFCANMTVEMDNTDKLKVLFEDAQKNFGITFEPPDVNRGNYRFEPVTDKVIRYGLGAVKGTGQLAVEALVRAREEGGPFKSLYDFCVRIDRQRINKRTVEALIKAGAFDSIQQNRASLVASVDRAFEFAAATEANAAQVDIFGDSEHGSATAEPELVDATPWGVKERLTFEKTAIGFYLSGHLFDEVAHEVRRFCKREIGDLMDTREQQVIAGIVSDLRIINGQRGRLAIFKLDDKSDSIEATADEALINANRNTLKDDELVIVSGRLQPGRGGFEARFQVQQVWDLASARCRFGKFLRVAVNGKAPDIARLVKDFPPRTEQSEHGDLVQGLPVRLSMARGGAQVELQLGERAKFFPTDAALASWTAQAEAGKASVVYE
- the tolA gene encoding cell envelope integrity protein TolA; its protein translation is MSLALDRPEFAPPPQRGTPRAVLLALVAHALLIAALTWGVRWRSETDEGAVDAELWSSTVQQAAPRLSVPEPPQPTPAPPPPAPPPPPPPPPQVRAPEPAPAPKAPDIALEREKKLKEQKEQKERELERQRQEQRKKELEAKQRAEEEAERKQEQQKKLAEQKKRQEAEAKQAEAKKAEAAAKQAAADRAAVLKRMQGMAGASGGDEAQGNALRSAGPSSGYAGRIAAAVRPNITFPEADTVSGNPAAEFEVKLAPDGTIVGVRLTKSSGLPSWDEAAERGLHKTDKLPRDTDGRIFPSLIVSLRPKR
- a CDS encoding biopolymer transporter ExbD, with the protein product MPAVSSRGRGRRTINEINMVPFIDVMLVLLIIFMVTAPLITPSVINLPSVDRANKQPDKPIEIVIKSDDEVQIKKDPSTGSGGTSVPMTQIGSAAKTAQGGDDQRPVVISADKSVKYETVVKAMNQLKRSGIERVGLSVTTTGGR